A genomic window from Streptomyces brevispora includes:
- a CDS encoding SHOCT domain-containing protein: MDDYPLLNLFWTMLWFFLWVMWMFLLFRVIMDIFRSDDLGGWAKAGWLILSLVLPYLGVLIYVIVRGKSMGTRDLKDAKERDAAFKAYVRDAAGTDAAGGSTKSSHVEDLTRLADLRDKGAITDEEYQRAKTKLLV, translated from the coding sequence ATGGACGACTACCCGCTGCTCAACCTCTTCTGGACCATGCTCTGGTTCTTCCTCTGGGTCATGTGGATGTTCCTTCTGTTCCGCGTCATCATGGACATCTTCCGCAGCGATGACCTGGGCGGATGGGCCAAGGCCGGCTGGCTGATCCTGTCCTTGGTGCTGCCGTACCTGGGCGTGCTCATCTACGTGATCGTCCGCGGCAAGTCCATGGGGACGCGCGATCTGAAGGACGCGAAGGAACGGGATGCGGCCTTCAAGGCGTACGTGCGAGACGCGGCGGGCACGGACGCCGCGGGCGGCTCGACGAAGAGCAGCCACGTCGAGGACCTGACGAGGCTCGCCGACCTCAGGGACAAGGGTGCGATCACGGACGAGGAGTACCAGCGAGCAAAGACGAAGCTCCTCGTCTGA